In Phreatobacter aquaticus, a single genomic region encodes these proteins:
- the greA gene encoding transcription elongation factor GreA, which produces MSVAFTKESDRDGTEPDLPERAISPHPNLVTEAGLALLDEAVAKARAESDAAQASGEVRAYNVALARAERDLRYYLARRASAQLMPLPVGSGKVQFGSRVTFDRDDGRRQTFRIVGEDEANPSSGSVSHVSPVARALMGKVVGDTAPVAGQDVEIVAIDPA; this is translated from the coding sequence ATGAGCGTTGCATTCACCAAGGAAAGCGACCGCGACGGGACCGAGCCGGACCTGCCGGAGCGGGCCATCTCGCCGCATCCGAACCTCGTGACGGAGGCAGGGCTGGCGCTTCTCGACGAAGCGGTCGCCAAGGCGCGAGCCGAGAGTGATGCGGCGCAAGCGAGTGGCGAGGTGCGCGCCTACAATGTCGCTCTTGCCCGCGCCGAGCGCGATCTCCGCTATTACCTCGCGCGCCGGGCCAGCGCCCAGCTGATGCCTCTGCCGGTGGGATCGGGCAAGGTGCAGTTCGGATCGCGCGTCACGTTCGACCGCGATGACGGCCGGCGGCAGACGTTCCGCATCGTCGGAGAGGACGAGGCCAACCCGTCATCGGGCAGCGTGTCCCATGTCTCGCCGGTTGCCCGCGCGCTGATGGGCAAGGTGGTTGGCGACACGGCGCCGGTTGCCGGCCAGGATGTCGAGATCGTAGCAATCGATCCGGCGTGA
- a CDS encoding branched-chain amino acid ABC transporter permease, translating into MFELLGIPPQALFGQLLLGLINGSFYAILSLGLAVIFGLLNIINFTHGAQYMMGAFIAWILLNWLGIGYWWALILAPVIAGVTGVIIERLFLARLYQLDHLYGLLLTFGIALIIEGLFRNEFGSSGLPYQIPDALRGGQNLGFMFLPNYRAWVVVASLVVCLATWFVIEKTRLGAYLRAATENPTLTQAFGVNVPLLITVTYGFGVGLAAFAGVLAAPIYSVNPTMGSNLIIVVFAVVVIGGMGSIMGAIVTGFGLGIIEGLTKVFYPEASATVIFIIMAIVLLVKPAGLFGRTV; encoded by the coding sequence ATGTTCGAGCTACTCGGCATTCCGCCACAGGCCCTGTTCGGGCAATTGCTGCTCGGGCTGATCAATGGCTCGTTTTACGCCATTCTCAGTCTGGGCCTGGCTGTCATCTTCGGGCTGCTCAACATCATCAATTTCACCCATGGCGCCCAGTACATGATGGGAGCCTTCATCGCGTGGATCCTGCTCAACTGGCTGGGGATCGGCTATTGGTGGGCCCTGATCCTCGCGCCCGTGATCGCCGGTGTGACCGGCGTCATCATCGAGCGGCTGTTCCTCGCAAGGCTTTACCAGCTCGACCATCTCTATGGCCTGCTGCTGACCTTCGGCATCGCCCTGATCATCGAGGGTCTGTTTCGCAACGAGTTCGGATCGTCGGGCCTGCCCTACCAGATCCCGGACGCCCTGCGCGGCGGCCAGAATCTCGGCTTCATGTTCCTGCCCAATTACCGCGCCTGGGTGGTGGTGGCCTCGCTGGTCGTTTGCCTTGCAACCTGGTTCGTCATCGAAAAGACGCGGCTTGGCGCCTATCTGCGCGCCGCGACCGAGAATCCGACCCTGACCCAGGCCTTCGGCGTCAACGTGCCGCTCCTGATCACGGTCACCTACGGCTTCGGCGTGGGTCTCGCCGCCTTTGCCGGCGTGCTGGCCGCCCCGATCTACTCGGTCAATCCGACCATGGGCTCCAATCTCATCATCGTGGTGTTCGCGGTCGTGGTGATCGGTGGCATGGGATCGATCATGGGCGCGATCGTCACCGGCTTCGGCCTCGGCATCATCGAGGGCCTGACCAAGGTCTTCTATCCCGAGGCTTCCGCCACCGTCATTTTCATCATCATGGCGATCGTGCTGCTGGTTAAGCCGGCCGGCCTGTTCGGGAGGACTGTCTGA
- a CDS encoding peptide ABC transporter substrate-binding protein: protein MADSSNIGNPNRRSVMVFSAAAAAGVMVPVSAFAQAARAANPPDKPRGQVIAALSQEPTVFHPLMPGIEVDQGVWWALFSPLWYIDPQGNFVPDLAREVPSIENGGLSADGLTWKVKLRPNAKWHDGTAFTAEDVKFSLDLINTPNFRVRNRVGHSLVKDIKVVAPDEIHWRMESAYSPYLSILALTFMVPKHILEKATDPNTSPFNNAPVGTGPFRWGSRVAGDHILLNAHTAYHGKGPYLERLVYKYIPDLTVLYTQFRTGQVDYTGIQGILPNFVKEAQALRGRKVVVSSTASVEHIAPNLEFGPLADKAVREALYMAINKKALIDALNYGLPTPTESFVPQQGWAYQSGLPTHSYDPAKANTLLDAAGWARGAGGVREKGGVKLEFTNSTTSGNAVREQSQQLLIQDWRAIGATMRIQNMPAAVIWGEYWQQSKFNSVIVGVNFMLGSDPDVTPRFGSGSIPAKGGRGFNTYQYQNPEADRLLTQGARQFDQPSRKATYGELQKIIRNDLAILPLFQAALSEGIKDGLQGFQPNINASSNLWNVREWFWA from the coding sequence ATGGCTGACAGCTCGAATATCGGCAATCCCAACCGCCGCAGCGTGATGGTGTTCAGCGCGGCCGCAGCGGCCGGCGTGATGGTGCCGGTGTCCGCATTCGCGCAGGCGGCGCGTGCGGCGAACCCGCCTGACAAGCCGCGCGGCCAGGTCATCGCGGCGCTGTCGCAGGAGCCGACCGTGTTCCATCCCCTGATGCCGGGCATCGAGGTGGACCAGGGCGTCTGGTGGGCCCTGTTCAGCCCGCTCTGGTACATCGATCCGCAGGGCAATTTCGTGCCGGACCTCGCCCGCGAGGTGCCCTCGATCGAGAATGGCGGCCTGTCTGCCGATGGGCTGACCTGGAAGGTGAAGCTCCGTCCGAACGCCAAATGGCACGACGGCACCGCCTTCACCGCCGAGGATGTGAAGTTCAGCCTCGACCTCATCAACACGCCGAATTTCCGGGTCCGCAACCGTGTCGGCCACAGCCTGGTCAAGGACATCAAGGTCGTCGCGCCCGACGAGATCCACTGGCGGATGGAGAGCGCCTATTCGCCCTATCTGTCGATCCTGGCGCTGACCTTCATGGTGCCGAAGCACATCCTGGAGAAGGCGACCGACCCCAACACCTCGCCGTTCAACAATGCGCCGGTCGGGACCGGTCCGTTCCGCTGGGGCTCGCGGGTCGCCGGCGACCACATCCTGCTCAATGCCCATACCGCCTATCACGGCAAAGGCCCCTATCTGGAGCGGCTGGTCTACAAGTACATTCCGGACCTGACGGTTCTCTACACGCAGTTCCGCACCGGCCAGGTCGACTACACGGGCATCCAGGGCATCCTGCCGAATTTCGTCAAGGAGGCGCAGGCGCTGCGCGGCCGCAAGGTCGTGGTGTCGTCGACCGCCTCGGTCGAGCATATCGCGCCGAACCTCGAATTCGGTCCGCTCGCCGACAAGGCGGTGCGCGAGGCGCTCTACATGGCCATCAACAAGAAGGCGCTGATCGATGCGCTGAACTATGGCCTGCCGACGCCGACCGAGAGCTTCGTGCCGCAGCAGGGATGGGCCTATCAGTCGGGCCTGCCGACCCACAGCTACGATCCGGCCAAGGCCAATACCCTGCTCGACGCGGCCGGTTGGGCGCGCGGTGCCGGTGGTGTGCGCGAAAAGGGCGGCGTGAAGCTCGAATTCACCAACTCGACCACATCGGGCAATGCGGTGCGCGAGCAGAGCCAGCAATTGCTGATCCAGGACTGGCGCGCCATCGGCGCAACCATGCGCATCCAGAACATGCCGGCTGCCGTCATCTGGGGCGAGTATTGGCAGCAGTCCAAGTTCAACTCGGTGATCGTCGGCGTGAACTTCATGCTGGGCAGCGACCCGGACGTGACACCGCGCTTCGGCTCGGGCTCGATCCCCGCCAAGGGCGGCCGCGGCTTCAACACCTACCAGTACCAGAACCCCGAGGCGGATCGCCTGCTGACCCAGGGCGCCCGCCAGTTCGATCAGCCGTCGCGCAAGGCCACCTATGGCGAGCTGCAGAAGATCATCCGCAACGATCTTGCCATCCTGCCGCTGTTCCAGGCCGCTCTGTCGGAAGGCATCAAGGACGGTCTGCAGGGCTTCCAGCCCAATATCAACGCCTCGTCCAATCTCTGGAACGTGCGCGAGTGGTTCTGGGCGTGA
- a CDS encoding ABC transporter substrate-binding protein — protein sequence MSTFRMNRRHLMAGAAATAFTASSMARAQQPLSLKIGVLNDRSGLYADLTGEGSALAARMAVEDFGAAAKGLNVQVVSADHQNKPDVGANIARQWYDNDAVDVIADVPTSSVALAVNQITREKNRVFLNSGAATSDLTGAQCSPNTVHWTYDTYALAQGTGGAMVKAGGDTWFFLTADYAFGHALERDTTAVVQKAGGRVLGAVRTPFPGTDFSSFLLQAQASKAKVIGLANAGGDTINSIKQAAEFGITSGGQKLAGLLVFATDVHALGLQTAQGLILTESFYWDLNDGTRAFSRRFAAQRNGFMPTMVQAGVYSSVLHYLKAAAATKSKDAAGNMAWMKGNGTDDPLFGKGTIRQDGRKMHPVFLFEVKKPSESKGPWDYYKQIATLSAEEAFRPMNAGGCSLVRA from the coding sequence ATGTCCACTTTCCGAATGAACCGCCGCCACCTGATGGCCGGCGCCGCAGCAACAGCCTTCACCGCCAGTTCAATGGCGCGTGCCCAGCAGCCCCTCTCCCTCAAGATCGGCGTGCTTAACGACCGTTCCGGCCTCTATGCCGACCTGACCGGCGAGGGCTCGGCCCTTGCCGCACGCATGGCGGTCGAGGATTTCGGCGCCGCCGCCAAGGGCCTGAATGTCCAGGTCGTCTCGGCCGACCACCAGAACAAGCCCGATGTCGGCGCCAATATCGCGCGCCAGTGGTATGACAACGACGCTGTCGACGTGATCGCCGACGTGCCCACGTCGTCGGTGGCGCTCGCCGTCAACCAGATCACCCGCGAGAAGAACCGCGTCTTCCTGAACTCGGGCGCCGCAACGTCGGACCTCACGGGTGCGCAGTGCTCGCCCAACACCGTCCACTGGACCTACGACACCTATGCGCTCGCCCAGGGAACTGGCGGCGCCATGGTGAAGGCTGGCGGCGACACCTGGTTCTTCCTGACTGCCGACTATGCCTTCGGTCATGCGCTCGAGCGCGACACGACGGCGGTGGTGCAGAAGGCCGGCGGGCGAGTTCTCGGCGCAGTGCGCACGCCGTTCCCGGGCACGGACTTCTCGTCGTTCCTGCTGCAGGCCCAGGCGTCCAAGGCCAAGGTGATCGGTCTCGCCAATGCCGGCGGCGACACGATCAACTCGATCAAGCAGGCCGCCGAGTTCGGCATCACGTCCGGCGGCCAGAAGCTCGCTGGCCTGCTGGTCTTCGCAACCGACGTGCATGCGCTCGGCCTGCAGACGGCCCAGGGCCTGATCCTGACGGAATCGTTCTACTGGGATCTCAATGACGGCACGCGGGCGTTCTCGCGCCGCTTCGCCGCCCAGCGGAACGGCTTCATGCCCACCATGGTGCAGGCTGGCGTCTATTCCAGCGTGCTGCACTATCTGAAGGCTGCGGCTGCGACCAAGTCGAAGGATGCCGCGGGCAACATGGCCTGGATGAAGGGCAATGGCACCGACGATCCGCTGTTCGGCAAGGGCACGATCCGCCAGGACGGCCGCAAGATGCATCCGGTCTTCCTGTTCGAGGTGAAGAAGCCTTCGGAATCGAAGGGGCCGTGGGACTATTACAAGCAGATCGCCACGCTGTCGGCGGAAGAGGCCTTCCGTCCGATGAATGCCGGCGGCTGCTCGCTCGTCCGCGCCTGA
- a CDS encoding branched-chain amino acid ABC transporter permease yields MAEISAAGGVKLHEAPASTGAFHRAVFLGLIAVLAVLPFIPVIGYPFFLMKVLCFALFACAFNLMLGYGGLLSFGHAAYFGLASYVSAYTAKAWGLPPELSILLGTASAAVLGLAFGALAIRRQGIYFAMITLALAQMVFFFSLQTPKFTGGEDGIQAVPRNALFGIIPLGSDLAVYYLVATIFIGGILLIYRVIHSPFGQVLKAIRDNEPRAISLGYRASQYKLLVFVLSASLAGLAGATKAIAVQLASLTDVHWSMSGEVVLMTLVGGMGTVFGPIIGAAVIISMQNFLASLGAWVTIVQGIIFVVCVLVFREGIVGVISKWLKKPL; encoded by the coding sequence ATGGCCGAGATCTCAGCCGCGGGCGGCGTCAAGCTTCACGAGGCACCGGCTTCCACCGGCGCCTTCCACCGGGCGGTGTTCCTGGGGCTCATTGCCGTTCTGGCCGTGCTGCCGTTCATTCCGGTGATCGGCTACCCGTTCTTCCTGATGAAGGTGCTGTGCTTCGCGCTGTTTGCCTGCGCCTTCAACCTGATGCTCGGCTATGGCGGGCTCCTGTCCTTCGGCCATGCCGCCTATTTCGGGCTCGCGAGCTACGTCTCGGCCTATACGGCCAAGGCCTGGGGCCTGCCCCCCGAACTGTCCATCCTGCTCGGCACCGCGTCGGCGGCCGTTCTCGGACTTGCCTTCGGCGCCCTGGCAATCCGTCGGCAGGGCATCTATTTCGCGATGATCACGCTGGCCCTTGCGCAGATGGTCTTCTTCTTCTCGCTGCAGACACCGAAGTTCACCGGCGGCGAGGACGGCATCCAGGCGGTACCGCGCAACGCCCTGTTCGGCATCATTCCGCTCGGCTCCGATCTCGCGGTCTATTATCTCGTCGCGACGATCTTCATCGGTGGCATTCTGCTGATCTACCGGGTCATCCACTCGCCATTTGGGCAGGTACTGAAGGCCATTCGCGACAACGAGCCCCGCGCCATTTCGCTCGGCTACCGGGCCAGCCAGTACAAGCTCCTGGTCTTCGTCCTGTCAGCCTCGCTCGCGGGTCTTGCGGGCGCCACCAAGGCGATCGCCGTCCAGCTGGCATCCTTGACCGATGTGCACTGGTCGATGTCCGGCGAGGTCGTACTGATGACGCTGGTCGGCGGCATGGGAACCGTGTTCGGGCCGATCATCGGCGCCGCCGTGATCATCTCGATGCAGAACTTCCTCGCCTCGCTTGGCGCCTGGGTCACCATCGTCCAGGGCATCATCTTCGTCGTCTGCGTGCTGGTGTTCCGCGAAGGTATTGTCGGCGTCATCAGCAAGTGGCTGAAGAAGCCGCTCTAA
- a CDS encoding ABC transporter ATP-binding protein produces the protein MRQWGQFINKEINMVGTTDDVILATDGLRKDFGGFTAVSDVNLSVRRGSIHALIGPNGAGKTTCFNLLTKFLSPSQGRIIYNGRDITALKPADIARLGLVRSFQISAVFPHLSVMENVRIALQRKRGGSFDFWTSQRTLEALNGEALRLVEAVGLADFARIEAVELSYGRKRALEIATTLALDPEMLLLDEPMAGMGHEDVDRVADLIRTVSANRTILMVEHNLSVVAALSDRITVLARGKILAEGDYATVSKDPRVVEAYIGGVGHG, from the coding sequence ATGCGCCAATGGGGTCAATTCATCAACAAAGAAATAAACATGGTGGGAACGACCGACGACGTCATTCTGGCGACAGATGGCCTGAGAAAGGACTTTGGCGGGTTCACGGCGGTCAGCGACGTGAACCTGAGCGTGCGACGTGGCAGCATCCATGCCCTGATCGGTCCGAACGGTGCCGGCAAGACGACCTGCTTCAACCTGCTGACCAAGTTCCTGTCACCGTCGCAGGGACGCATCATCTATAATGGCCGCGACATCACGGCGCTGAAGCCGGCGGATATTGCCCGGCTCGGACTGGTGCGCTCCTTCCAGATTTCAGCAGTCTTCCCGCACTTGAGCGTGATGGAAAATGTCCGCATCGCGCTTCAGCGCAAGCGCGGCGGCTCATTCGATTTCTGGACATCGCAGCGCACCCTTGAAGCTCTCAACGGCGAAGCATTGCGCCTTGTCGAGGCAGTCGGGCTTGCCGACTTCGCCAGGATCGAGGCTGTCGAACTGTCCTACGGGCGCAAGCGCGCGCTGGAGATTGCCACGACGCTGGCGCTCGATCCGGAAATGCTGCTGCTCGATGAGCCGATGGCCGGCATGGGCCATGAGGATGTCGATCGCGTCGCCGACCTGATCCGCACGGTTTCGGCCAATCGCACGATCCTGATGGTGGAGCACAATCTGTCAGTCGTGGCGGCGCTATCGGACCGGATCACGGTGCTGGCGCGCGGCAAGATTCTGGCCGAGGGCGACTATGCCACCGTCTCAAAGGACCCGCGCGTGGTCGAAGCCTATATCGGAGGCGTGGGTCATGGCTGA
- a CDS encoding ABC transporter ATP-binding protein codes for MAEAAILDTKAGTAEPMLAIRDLHAWYGESHVLHGINLDVAPGEVVTLLGRNGAGKTTTLKSIIGIMSKRQGSIRFEGEETISKSSRVIAKMGIGYVPEERGIFATLSVEENLLLPPQVRPGGMSVEQIFELFPNIKERLTSQGTKLSGGEQQMLAIGRILRTGAKFLLLDEPTEGLAPVIIEQIGRTIARLKREGFTIILVEQNFRFAQTVADRHYLVEQGRVVDMLRNEDLDKNIDKLHAHLGV; via the coding sequence ATGGCTGAGGCCGCCATTCTCGACACCAAGGCCGGCACTGCCGAGCCGATGCTCGCCATTCGCGATCTTCATGCGTGGTATGGCGAGTCCCATGTCCTTCACGGCATCAACCTCGATGTCGCGCCGGGCGAGGTGGTGACGCTGCTCGGCCGCAATGGCGCGGGCAAGACAACCACCCTGAAATCGATCATCGGCATCATGTCGAAGCGCCAGGGGTCGATCCGCTTCGAGGGCGAGGAGACGATCTCCAAGTCGTCGCGGGTGATCGCCAAGATGGGCATCGGCTACGTGCCCGAGGAGCGTGGCATCTTCGCGACCCTGTCGGTCGAGGAGAACCTGCTGCTGCCGCCGCAGGTCAGGCCCGGCGGCATGAGCGTCGAGCAGATCTTCGAGCTGTTCCCGAACATCAAGGAGCGGCTGACCAGCCAGGGCACCAAGCTCTCCGGCGGCGAGCAGCAGATGCTGGCGATCGGGCGCATCCTGCGTACGGGCGCCAAGTTCCTGCTGCTCGACGAGCCGACCGAGGGCCTTGCCCCCGTCATCATCGAGCAGATCGGCCGGACCATCGCGCGGTTGAAGCGCGAAGGCTTCACGATCATTCTGGTCGAGCAGAATTTCCGGTTCGCGCAAACTGTCGCCGACCGGCACTACCTCGTCGAGCAGGGGCGCGTCGTCGACATGCTCCGCAATGAAGATCTCGACAAGAACATCGACAAGCTGCACGCCCATCTGGGCGTCTGA
- a CDS encoding primary-amine oxidase, whose protein sequence is MSAAPSALPPLFTYPLDPLNEREIKRATDILMAEKGLPATTRFADFRLDEPAKADVLAWTPGAKVARRAFIITVDTRSGDIHEAVVDITAKRVVSFAKREARSAPYGQPPIIIEEFFKTGAIVKADPGWRHAMTRRGLTDDEIELVQIDPFSAGYFAREVETGRRLVSAVSYYRADIKDNGYASPIEGVVALVDLIEERVVQLVDDEEIIPIPKKKRNYNRESLGTPRQDVRPLDIVQKEGPSFSVDGWKVDWQNWSFRLGFTPREGLVLHQLSYRDGGRDRPIIYRASVTEMVVPYADPTTNHFWKSAFDAGEYGLGKLANALELGCDCLGLIRYFDIPAADDLGQPMVMKNAICMHEEDYGILWKHYEFRNDTYEVRRSRRLVISFFATVGNYDYGFYWYLYQDGTIQLEAKLTGIIQTAAVAPGKSYPWGGMVDEGLGGPTHQHFFNVRMHMMVDGEKNTVTEHEFHPRPWGTDNPHGNVFDTTSRVLARERDAAREADGRTGRYWKISNPNARNSVGNPPGYKLIVQPSPLMLAQEGSYVRQRGGFATKHVWVTHYDPAERYASGDYPNQHAGGDGLPRYVAQNRPIENEDIVVWHSFGHTHVCKPEDFPIMPVEYAGFMLKPNGFFAGNPAMDLPPDRNGASIDGRDGSCCA, encoded by the coding sequence ATGTCTGCTGCGCCTTCCGCCTTGCCGCCCCTCTTCACCTATCCCCTCGATCCCCTGAACGAGCGCGAGATCAAGCGGGCAACCGACATCCTGATGGCCGAGAAGGGCCTGCCGGCCACCACGCGCTTCGCCGATTTCCGGCTCGATGAACCGGCAAAGGCCGACGTGCTCGCCTGGACGCCCGGCGCGAAGGTGGCGCGGCGTGCCTTCATCATCACCGTCGATACCCGCAGCGGCGACATCCACGAGGCCGTCGTCGACATCACCGCCAAGCGGGTCGTGAGCTTCGCGAAGCGGGAGGCCCGCAGCGCGCCCTACGGTCAGCCACCCATCATCATCGAGGAGTTCTTCAAGACCGGCGCCATCGTCAAGGCCGACCCCGGCTGGCGCCACGCCATGACGCGCCGCGGACTGACCGACGACGAGATCGAGCTGGTGCAGATCGATCCCTTCTCGGCCGGCTATTTCGCGCGCGAGGTGGAGACCGGACGCCGCCTGGTCAGCGCGGTCTCCTATTACCGCGCTGACATCAAGGACAATGGCTATGCCTCGCCGATCGAGGGCGTCGTCGCTCTCGTCGATCTGATCGAGGAGCGGGTCGTCCAATTGGTCGACGACGAGGAGATCATCCCCATCCCGAAGAAGAAGCGGAACTACAACCGCGAGTCGCTCGGCACGCCGCGCCAGGACGTGCGCCCGCTCGACATCGTGCAGAAAGAGGGGCCGAGCTTTTCCGTCGACGGCTGGAAGGTTGATTGGCAGAACTGGTCGTTCCGCCTCGGCTTCACGCCGCGCGAGGGCCTGGTCCTGCACCAGCTCTCCTACCGTGACGGCGGTCGCGACCGGCCGATCATCTACCGGGCCAGCGTCACCGAAATGGTCGTGCCCTATGCCGACCCGACCACCAACCATTTCTGGAAAAGCGCCTTCGATGCCGGCGAGTATGGCCTCGGCAAGCTGGCCAATGCGCTGGAACTCGGCTGCGACTGCCTCGGTCTGATCCGCTATTTCGACATTCCCGCGGCTGACGATCTCGGCCAGCCCATGGTGATGAAGAACGCCATCTGCATGCACGAGGAGGATTACGGCATCCTCTGGAAGCACTACGAATTCCGCAATGACACCTACGAGGTCCGGCGCTCCCGGCGGCTGGTGATCTCGTTCTTCGCCACCGTCGGCAATTACGATTACGGCTTCTACTGGTACCTTTACCAGGACGGCACCATCCAGCTGGAGGCCAAGCTCACCGGTATCATCCAGACAGCGGCCGTCGCGCCCGGCAAGTCCTATCCCTGGGGCGGCATGGTCGATGAGGGCCTCGGCGGCCCGACCCACCAGCACTTCTTCAACGTCCGCATGCACATGATGGTCGACGGCGAGAAGAACACGGTCACCGAGCACGAGTTCCACCCGCGGCCCTGGGGCACCGACAACCCCCACGGCAATGTCTTCGACACGACCTCGCGGGTTCTCGCCCGCGAGCGCGATGCGGCCAGAGAGGCTGATGGGCGCACAGGCCGGTACTGGAAGATCAGCAATCCCAACGCCCGGAACAGCGTCGGCAATCCACCGGGCTACAAGCTGATCGTCCAGCCGAGCCCGCTCATGCTGGCGCAGGAGGGATCCTATGTGAGGCAGCGCGGCGGCTTCGCCACCAAACATGTCTGGGTGACGCACTATGATCCCGCCGAGCGCTATGCCAGCGGCGACTATCCCAACCAGCATGCCGGCGGGGACGGGCTCCCACGCTATGTCGCGCAGAACCGCCCGATCGAGAACGAGGACATCGTGGTCTGGCACTCCTTCGGCCACACCCACGTCTGCAAGCCCGAGGATTTCCCGATCATGCCGGTGGAATATGCGGGCTTCATGCTGAAGCCCAACGGCTTCTTCGCGGGCAACCCGGCGATGGATCTGCCGCCCGATCGCAACGGGGCGAGCATCGACGGTCGCGACGGTTCCTGCTGCGCCTGA
- a CDS encoding helix-turn-helix domain-containing protein, producing MTARSARQRDTIKADEPSEVGSDQRLGETVRLLRQRAGLSIQEVAKRTGLSTGMISQLERALATPSVRTLRQLSIALDVPISYFFEEHAQPDPKSYIVRKASRRLLRLTASGVVKEALTPNGNGEMELYELTLNPGGSSGTDFLKHTGEKAGYVLAGSLRLWLDHEAHILETGDSFRFPSLVPHMFDNPTQQVARVIWVTTLTPQV from the coding sequence ATGACGGCCCGCAGCGCCCGCCAGCGCGACACCATCAAGGCGGACGAGCCCTCGGAAGTCGGCAGCGATCAGCGCCTCGGCGAAACGGTGCGCCTGCTGCGCCAGCGCGCCGGTCTGTCGATCCAGGAGGTTGCCAAGCGCACCGGGCTATCGACCGGCATGATCAGCCAGCTTGAACGCGCGCTGGCGACGCCGTCGGTGCGCACGCTCCGCCAGCTGAGCATCGCGCTGGATGTCCCGATCTCCTATTTCTTCGAGGAGCACGCCCAGCCGGACCCAAAGAGCTACATCGTCCGCAAGGCCAGCCGGCGACTGTTGCGGCTGACTGCCAGCGGCGTGGTCAAGGAAGCGCTGACGCCGAACGGCAACGGCGAGATGGAGCTCTATGAGCTGACCCTCAATCCCGGCGGCTCATCGGGCACCGACTTCCTCAAGCACACCGGCGAAAAGGCCGGCTATGTGCTGGCCGGGAGCCTCAGGCTCTGGCTCGACCACGAGGCGCATATCCTCGAAACCGGCGACAGCTTCCGGTTCCCGAGCCTCGTGCCGCACATGTTCGACAATCCGACCCAACAGGTGGCCCGCGTCATCTGGGTGACGACGCTGACGCCTCAGGTTTGA